The following DNA comes from Mucisphaera calidilacus.
GGTCATGCGGAAGCAAGCAATTGTTTCAACGGGCTCATAAAATCAGACAGATATACGCTTAAGTGCATTAAATATAGAAACTTATGATTCAACAAGTCTTGCGTTGAAGGTCTGAGATCCGGCGGTCACGAGACCGGGCATCTGTACTAGAATACTTTGCATTCTGCGTTGCTGGTGCTACACTTTCGCTGACGTATCGCTTCAGATTCTCTCGTTTTGTTGATGGTCGCATCATCATATTGCTGGCCATGCATCTTGTGTCTGCTACCTAAAAAGGCCTGTAACTATGGAAATCAAAAACACATATATGCATCGCAGCCGTCTGATGGTTCGGATCAGCCAGCTGTTCATTGTTGTGCTGGCGTGTTCTCAGGGCTTTGCGGCTTCGGACGCCAGGCCCCGTCCGGGCGGCGAGTACGACGGCGTCTTGCTGACCGGGCGAGAGTCATCGTCCGGTCCGATCAGGTTGCTGATCAGGGAGACAGCCACCAGTCATCCGGTCCATCGTGAAGTCCTCGGGTTCAACTGGGGCTGGGTCTGGACCGCGACGCGGGTTCTTGAAATCGATACGACACGTCTTACCGAAGCCTTCACGGAGAGCATCCGTAACTTGCCGGTTCCGCTGATCCGGATGGCTGGGACGGAGTCGCAGTACTTCCAGTGGCGTGAGGCCATCGGTCCGCTGGACGCGCGCCGGCCGATCATCATCAACGCCTACGACAAGTCGTTCGGCAAGCGGCGGATGGACTTCGGGCTGCCGGAGTTGGTTCGTGTCATGCAGCACGCGGGAGGCCCTACCCGTCTGGCCTATGTTCTGAATTTTGAACTGGACAGCGCGCAGGATCACGCAGACCTTGCGGAGTATCTGACGGGCGACGGCCGAGAGAACCTCAACGGGGGAAAGAACTGGGCCGCGGTGCGTATCGCTTCGGGGTTACCCGAGCCCGTGGATGTTGCTGTGTGGGAGTTGGGGAACGAATTGGACTGGTCGTTCCACCGCGAGAGTTTCCCGAGTGTCGAGGTGTACATTGAGCGGTGCCGCGAGACCATCCGGGCGATCCGCGCGGTCCAGCCTGATGCGCGTTTTGCCGCGTTGACGACGACAGCGCCATGGAACAAGAAGATGCAGGATCCTGAGAAGTACTGGCCGCGCTGGCACCGTCGTGTCATCGAGGAGCTCGGGGATGAGATTGATTACCTCACGTTTCACCCTTACTACCACGGCCACTCGCCGGTGACACTCCGCTCGTACATGGACCGGATCGCTGAGGATGTCGAGAGGATCACGGGCTCGGATCGGATCAAGTTCTTCATTTCAGAGCACGCCCGGTGGCCCGGGCCTCGGCCGGGAGGCGGACTCCGGGGGCGGGATACCCACAACCTCAAGGGTTGTCTTGCCGTGGCCGAGTTCCTCAACCTGAGTTTCGGCAATCCGGATGTAGCCATGATGGCGTACCACAACCTCAATGCCGGCCCCTGGAACGCCATCGAGCTTGATTCCGACACGGGACGTTGGCACCACAACGGCATTGCTCGTCTCTTTCAGATGTACCATCGCCACCTGGGGACGCACGTGGTGACGCACCGTATTCGGGGTGATGGCACGAGTACCGAGAAAACAGACCTGAACGTGACGGTGTTGGTCACAAGCGATCAGCCGACGCGTGGCGACGCGCCCGAGGAGCTGTCGGTGATTCTTGTCAATCGTGATTCCGATGATCCCCGGCGGCTGTCGATCAGTGCCTCCTCGCGGTACCGGATCGCATCGGGTGAGATCATGACTTCAGGCAGCATGGATGCCGCGAATACCGCCACGGAATCTCCTTTGGATCCCCGTGTGCTCGTTCCTGAGCGGCATGGTGACCTGAGGTCCTTTGTGCTTCCCGCCAAGTCGATTGTTGCGATGAAGCTCGTGCGTGTGGACGACGAGTAACTCGGCGAATGTGGAGGCATGTGGTGGGGGTGAGGCGGTGTCGGGCGGCGGGCGGAGCCGGACGCACGCGGGGTTCGACGCCTTCGCAGGCTTGCGGAACGCTCAGCCCTCGCGCCACTCGGCCAGCATGTCGTTGACCTCGTCGATGTCGAACGCTTCGGGATCGAAATCGTCACCTAACCATTCAACCAGATCATCGTGTTCTTCGTGATCGGCATCAGCCACCACGGTGAGCATGTGTTCATACCTATAGATACCGCCGCAATCTTCAGGCGGACAGGCCAGTTTCCCCGCCAGGCAGACCGGATAGTCGACGCCAGGCTTGGGTCTGCCGGGGCGATATCCTGCACCTCGATGGTGTGTTCCCACCCGTCGCCGAAGTCGTACTCATAGGTCAGCTTGCTCTTGACCTTCGGGCACACCTCGGCCAGCGTGATGACATCTTCGTCCTCACCCTCCATTTCCGTCGGGTCGCCGAAATCCGGTGGCAGGGGGGCAACACGCAGTCGTCGCGTTCGGCCGCTGGCACAAACGATCCGCTTCATTGGCCCCGGATCACCGTGAAGCTGTAGGCGGGCAGGGTCGCTTTCCCGTCCAGCCCGACCAGCAAGACCTCGCGGTCAAGCGTTCTCGCGATCGGCGTCCGGTGCTCATCAAAAACCACCGGTACGCGAATCTTGCGATCCACCTGATCCGCGGTCAGCGTCACGGCACGATCGATAGGAAGCACACGCAATACGACGTCCGCCGGCTCCGAGGACACATTGATCAGAACCAGCTCACGCCCCCATGGACCCACAAAACTCACACCCGTCACCGCCGGCCGCGACCGGTCGCGCCAGTTCAACTGACCCTTGATCTGCTCGCCGCCGACCACCTCGACGCGGCTCACCCACTCCGCGCGACGGGCGCAGTCCGACATCATCGAGAACAGCTCCACCGCCGGGCTCGCCGAGATCCAGTCGCCGTCAGGATCCACCATGCCAAAAGCCCGTTCAGCGCGTGCCCCGATTGCTCACGTATTTCTAACCTTACGGTGGTTTTTCAGTTGCGTGCAACGGCTAGGTTGTCTGCTGAGTTCTGGTTATAGCGTTTGGAGTGCAACTGATGTCCTATTCGTTCGGTTCTTGTCGTCTATTCGGGGGCATCAAGCAGGGTGGTCGCGGTCAGCCGCGACGAGAACACACGGATGCTGAGCCGGAGTTCATCAGTCGAGCGGGTCTTCGTTTGGAAGTAACGAGCTATCGCGTGCGGATTGGAAGCGAGTTGATCGGCCTGACGCCTATCGAGTTGCGCGTGCTCAAGCATCTGATGCAGCATCCTGATCGTGTCCATGCCAAGGCCGAGTTGCTCGATGTTTGTCATGGCGGTTACACCGACGCCACGCCCAAGGCGTTGACGATGGTCATCTCTAGGCTGCGGCGGAAGTTGGGTCATCGGTCCGACCTGATCGAGACGGTGCACGGCATCGGGTATCGATTTGGTGTTCGTCGTATTCGCACGGGCGCGGCAATGCTGGCCTTATGTGCGTTGCTGCAGTCATTCTTTGATGCTGTTGTTTGTCGTCCGCGGGCAACCCTCGCTTGTGCCTCGATGGTGACACTCTCGACGATGACCGTGGTCTGGACGGGCACGCGTTCTTCGATGGTGTGGCCCGGGCCGACACAGGCCAACGGGATCGCGACGCTTGGTGTAGCCGTGGTGCGTGACCTGAGTTATGAGGAGGCTGGTGGTGATGATCATCACTCGTCTCGTCCCATCAGTCTGCCTGGTGATGTGGGTTCGTCGATCGCCTATACGGGGTCGGATCACCGCTACATCACTGTCGCGGACCCCGGGACTGCTCTGGTTCGAGGCAACACCACGTACCTGAAGACCTATGAAATACGTCTTGATCCTGAGCGGCCCGGCGAGATTGATATTGCGGCCCGGAGCGCGAATCGGCTCCGTGATCGTCGCAATGTTGTCTATCGGATACCACACTGGCGGCGGCCGGAGGATTTCAATGCGAGCAGCTTTAACGGCGAGCCCGCACGGGTAGGCCGTGGGGGGGCGATCTACGTTGGTGATCAGTACAGCCCCCGCATCGGTCGCTTCGACGCGTCGGGCAAGCTGCTGGATGTTATTGAGATCGGCGATGATCTGGGACTTCCGCGAGAACGTCATGATCTGGATCACGCTTCGACGCATCTGGTGCAGCATCGTCTGGTGACGTCATCAGATCGGGCAGTGGATGAGTCCTCTGGCCATCATGGCGGGGTTGAGGCGATCGCGATGACGCCTAGTCACCGCAGGCTTCTTGTGACTTCGGGCATGCACGACCGGGCGACTTATGGGCCTGCGGGGAACCCGTGTGTACGGTTGGTTGAGATGCGTCACGACGGTACCGATCGCTGTGTGTACAGCTATCCGCTGGAGCACAGCGATCACCGGCTTGTTGAGTTACTCGCCGTGAGCGAGAATCGTTTTCTGGCGCACGAGAGACTGGATGCCGAGGGGTCGGGGCGCGTGTTCAGCCGGTTGTATCTTTTTGATCTGAGAACGGGTACGCGTGCGATTCCGGGCCGGGGCGGGCGTGTCTCGGTTCCTGAGTCGCGGCCCGTTGAAAAGGAGGTATTCATCGATTTTGCTGATGGCGGGCTGCTTCCGATCGAGCACGTCCGGGCGCATCGGATCGAGGGACTAACCTTTGGACCTCGACTCAAGGATGGCCGCTACCTTCTTCTCGGTATCAGTGATAACGAGCAATCGTACGACGCTCCGACGGTGCTTTATGCCTTCGCGATCGACCCTATGTCCCTGCCCGGTCTTGAGGCATACTATCCGCCCTTGTAATCCACTGCTGACTCGTTGACGGGAGCCCCTCCGGGAAGAGGCCTGTACACGCAGGCCTTTGTATGCATGTTATGGGAGTGAGTGTGTCCGAATTATCATCGTTTGTTGCATATCTATAACGGCGTTCTAACAAGTATGTTGCCATCCCCAATGACATAACTCTATCGTGGCTGCCATGACTGACGCAGTGACGATCAGAGTGATACATGCTTCGCACCCCCGCGGATCGATCCATGCGCGTGGAGGATTCGGCTTTACGCTGATCGAGCTGTTGGTGGTTATCTCGATTATCGCTCTACTCATGGGCATCCTGCTGCCGGCGTTGGGCGCAGCGCGTGATGTTGCACGCCGGGCGATCTGCATGAGCAACATGCGTTCGGCGGTGTCGGGTGTTCTGACTTACGGCACCGCCAATAATGAATGGTTGCCCGGGCCGCACACCAGTGGTGACCGTTACAACAGTGGTTATGGTCTGTCTGATGTGGACGCCCAAACCAACAGCAGCCCGACGACACCGATTCAGAATATGGATTGGGCTTCACCCGCGCTCGGCGACGGCCTCGGCTTGCCGAGCAACGACATGATGCGAGCAATCCAGCTCTACGACACAGATCTGCACTGCCCCTCCAACGACAGTAACTACAACGCGGTCTTCGGTGGAAGCCTGCCTAACGGATACGCCCCAGAGAACATACGCTTTGCGAGTTACAGTGCGGTTCTTGAGTTTCACGACTATGAACGAGGCGACCCGCCTGCGAATACTTCGCCCAACATCCAGGTCCGCACCGGCTTTGGATTCCAGTATCCCCAGGGCTATCAGCCGCAACTCTTTCGGATCGGTAGTGAATCGACGAAGGTCTTTCTGGTCGAGGGCGGTCGATATGTAGAGGGGCTGTTCGGGCCGAGCCCGTACCTGTCGCTGAATCTGACGCGATACCAGATCCAGGGAGGGGGGTTCATGGCGGCGGGTCCTTACCAGCGGTGGCCTAACGTCTCCCATAGCCTCCCGACGCCCTCGGGCATGAAGATGAGTAAGCACGCGGAGACCTATGCGTGGCGGCACAACAAGGGTATGAATCGAGCATTCTTTGACGGGCACGTCGAGTATGACGTGTGGACGGATGCCCTTGACATCACGAGCTATGTTCCTTCCGGATCCGTGATGGTCAACCCGCGTTCGATGTACTGGCCCACACGCGAGCGCTACGAAGAGGGCGATGTAATCGATTGAGATCCGCGTTACCCGATCATGACATACGAGTGACATTAACCCTGAGGAGTCGATAAGATGAGACAGTCTTCAAGTATCTGCCTGACCGCCGCCTTGACACTTGCCTACGCTGTTTATGGCTCGGCTGCGAGCGTGCAGCCGTCCTTGCAGATCATCGTAGAGGCCGACCCGTCCTCCACTTCGGGTGACCCCCGACGAGCATCGGAGAGAGACCGAACCTTCGGTTTCAACACAACCCAGAACGGGCGATTCCTCGCCGTAGAGAATGTCGACGAGAAGGGATTCTTCTTACCCACCGAATGGTATGAATTCAATCCTGTCAACGGAATTTACGAGACTTATATAGATCCTGAGCAAGCCGGTAGCGGCTGGGGATATGACGATATCAGCTACCAGGGTTCTACCGGAAACTATTTCTATTACATCGGCAGAAAATACGACCAGTACGACGATGTCAGTGCCATTCACAATCTCCGAGTGACTCCTGAGCAGCTTGAGGCCGGCTCGGTCCCGACCGTCCTCCGGCGTTTCAGTGGCCCCGAGGGATTTCCTCAGGGTGAATCTCTTCCTGACGGCAAGGTGATGGCAGCGAGTTATTCGTGGTCAACCGGTGGCGTTCCTGTGGAGAACAGGGCTGTTCCGGGTGAGTACATTTTCTCTAACCTGATCCCGGGTGTGAGCACGATCTCCCCATTCGATCGTGACGTCTACGGCTTCTATGGTCGGACAGGTGATGGTCCCATCTCACTGGTCCTCAACGACACGACGGTGTTGCCCAATGACCGCAGACTATCGCCGACATCGGGATTGGGCAGTGATGCCAGGGTGGGCTTTCTGGACGACGGCATGATCCTCGCGCTCAGGACTGTCGACAAGAACGCGCTCCCCTTCCTGCCCAGCAGCATCCAGGATGACCTCATTCGGATCGACAACGGCGGCAGCATCACCATGATCGACCTCGAAGGCATCGTGAATCCCGCAGCCGTGCCATTCAGCGAGATCAGGCTGATGGGTGAGGTCACGTCGGCACGAGGACCCAAGGGCAACGGCATCGAGGCGAACGCCTTGGGGTCTCAGTTCCTCACCACCAACGGCGACTTCCTGCTCCGCGCGATCTACACCGACGATCTCGGGGCAACCCAGAGCGGCATCTACCGCTCCTCCGATCTTCAGAACATCGAGATGATCATTGACCTCGATGAACTTGTTGACCCCGTCAACGGTGAAGCGATCACCAACTCGCGCGGCGAGGTTATCAAGGACCCCATCCGTTTCAACATCGACGACCACGGCCGTGCGACGTTCGTCGGCTGGACAGCCAGCGACGAGAGCTCCTACTACGCCATCGTCGATGGCGAGGTGTTCAGGCTGGTGAATCAGGGCGAAGTCGTGCCCGGTGGGCGTCAGATCCGGGACGCCTCCGGTGGCAGCGCAGGCGCCTTCACCAACATGAGTCTGACCCACGCCTTCATCGAGGACCACTTCGTCTTCAACGCACGCGTGAGAGGCTTAGATGGGGATTACGATGAGTACGCGCTCTTCTCGGTCGACCTGACACAGCTGAGCAACACGCTTGCCGGGGACTTTAACGACGACGGGGTCATCGACGAGATCGACATCGACCTGCTCGTTTCGGCGATCACCACCCAGGCCGGCGCGGGTTATGACCTCGACGGGTCGGGAAGCGTCGACCAGGGCGATCTGAGCTACCTGGTCGAATCGGTGCTCGAGACCCACTTCGGCGACGCGAACCTCGACGGCAGCGTCGACCTGCTGGACCTGTCGCTGCTCGCGAGCCATTTTAGCGACGAGGCGGGTTGGGCCGGGGGCAACGGCAACACCGATCAAATCGTCGACCTGCTGGACCTGTCGCTGCTCGCGAGCAACTTCGGCCAGAGCAACAACGTGATCCCGGAGCCGGCAGTCCTGTCGGTCTGCACACTCGCGGCGCTGGTCACGATCCGGCGACGCAGGCAATAGATAGCCACAGTCACCACGATGCCGGCGTGTTGTCGGCATCTATCACCACGCAGGACCGTCGACACGTCACGCCGACGATCCAGGAAGAAAGAGAAGGTTTGAAGCTATGAAAACGACTCACTCCTTGTTCACGACCGGACTTCTGCTCGCAGGAATCGCAGGCCCTGCACAAGGCCAGCTGACCGCTGGAAGCCTGACCATCGACTACGCTTCCGGCGACGTCGAATTCACCCTCAACGGCGGCTTCACCATTACGGACGTGCACGAGTTCGGCATCAGTCTTGCGAACCCACCGGCTCCTTTTGGCGGTTCGTCAGTGATGAACATGGACGCGTGGAGCAGCTACCGCGACAGCAATGATGAGGCTTTCCAGCCCAACCTATATGACACCGAGATTCCGGGCAGGTGGCAGATTGATCCGCTGTCTGTTGAGGGTCTTACGGACGTGACCGGCCCGCTGACGATTTCCATCCCGGGCCTGTACGACGGTGTTGCATGGAAGACGACGTACGGCAGCTCGGGCAGCGCCGGGAGCGCCATCTTCCAGCGTAACGGCCAGCCCCCGGTCCAGATCGAGGCCGAGGTCATCAACGACGTGCCCGGCCCCGAGGTGATTATCAACAGCGCCACGGGCGACCTCACCTTTTACTTCCCCGACGAGGACTTCGTCATCCGTGAGTGGCGTGTCGGGAACTTCTACGGCTTCAGCGATGAGGTGTCCTGGAATATCGACAACGCCGACATCAGCGGGCTCCCTGAGAACTGGACCATCTCGAGCTACGACAACCAGACGCTCTACATGAACACCATCGATGGTGAGGAAGTCGGATTCGACGGCCCCATGAGCATCACCATCAAGGACGTCTTCGTTGGCCAGGGTTACCTGGACGGTATCGTCAGCAACGGAACCATCGAGCCCGACGAACTCGATCGCGCCTTTACCAACAGCTGGAAGTCCGAGGCGCTGGGCATCAAGCATGGATATTCGCGTCTGACCGGCGTGCGAGTCGAGGTCCCCGAGCCCGCCGCCTTCACGCTTGTGGGTCTCGGTGCGGTTGCGCTGATGCGCCGCTCGGCATGATCCTCCTCTGTCTGTTCACCGTTCCCCCTAACGGGGGTTCGGTGACTTGTCTGCCGATACGTCATCAGGATCCCGGTACACAGCATGCGAACAATCAGGCACAGTCTTGCATTCACGCTGATCGAACTGCTCGTGGTGATATC
Coding sequences within:
- a CDS encoding plasmid pRiA4b ORF-3 family protein, with product MGTHHRGAGYRPGRPKPGVDYPVCLAGKLACPPEDCGGIYRYEHMLTVVADADHEEHDDLVEWLGDDFDPEAFDIDEVNDMLAEWREG
- a CDS encoding esterase-like activity of phytase family protein — translated: MSYSFGSCRLFGGIKQGGRGQPRREHTDAEPEFISRAGLRLEVTSYRVRIGSELIGLTPIELRVLKHLMQHPDRVHAKAELLDVCHGGYTDATPKALTMVISRLRRKLGHRSDLIETVHGIGYRFGVRRIRTGAAMLALCALLQSFFDAVVCRPRATLACASMVTLSTMTVVWTGTRSSMVWPGPTQANGIATLGVAVVRDLSYEEAGGDDHHSSRPISLPGDVGSSIAYTGSDHRYITVADPGTALVRGNTTYLKTYEIRLDPERPGEIDIAARSANRLRDRRNVVYRIPHWRRPEDFNASSFNGEPARVGRGGAIYVGDQYSPRIGRFDASGKLLDVIEIGDDLGLPRERHDLDHASTHLVQHRLVTSSDRAVDESSGHHGGVEAIAMTPSHRRLLVTSGMHDRATYGPAGNPCVRLVEMRHDGTDRCVYSYPLEHSDHRLVELLAVSENRFLAHERLDAEGSGRVFSRLYLFDLRTGTRAIPGRGGRVSVPESRPVEKEVFIDFADGGLLPIEHVRAHRIEGLTFGPRLKDGRYLLLGISDNEQSYDAPTVLYAFAIDPMSLPGLEAYYPPL
- a CDS encoding prepilin-type N-terminal cleavage/methylation domain-containing protein; its protein translation is MTDAVTIRVIHASHPRGSIHARGGFGFTLIELLVVISIIALLMGILLPALGAARDVARRAICMSNMRSAVSGVLTYGTANNEWLPGPHTSGDRYNSGYGLSDVDAQTNSSPTTPIQNMDWASPALGDGLGLPSNDMMRAIQLYDTDLHCPSNDSNYNAVFGGSLPNGYAPENIRFASYSAVLEFHDYERGDPPANTSPNIQVRTGFGFQYPQGYQPQLFRIGSESTKVFLVEGGRYVEGLFGPSPYLSLNLTRYQIQGGGFMAAGPYQRWPNVSHSLPTPSGMKMSKHAETYAWRHNKGMNRAFFDGHVEYDVWTDALDITSYVPSGSVMVNPRSMYWPTRERYEEGDVID
- a CDS encoding PEP-CTERM sorting domain-containing protein, which gives rise to MKTTHSLFTTGLLLAGIAGPAQGQLTAGSLTIDYASGDVEFTLNGGFTITDVHEFGISLANPPAPFGGSSVMNMDAWSSYRDSNDEAFQPNLYDTEIPGRWQIDPLSVEGLTDVTGPLTISIPGLYDGVAWKTTYGSSGSAGSAIFQRNGQPPVQIEAEVINDVPGPEVIINSATGDLTFYFPDEDFVIREWRVGNFYGFSDEVSWNIDNADISGLPENWTISSYDNQTLYMNTIDGEEVGFDGPMSITIKDVFVGQGYLDGIVSNGTIEPDELDRAFTNSWKSEALGIKHGYSRLTGVRVEVPEPAAFTLVGLGAVALMRRSA